In Ascaphus truei isolate aAscTru1 chromosome 12, aAscTru1.hap1, whole genome shotgun sequence, the following are encoded in one genomic region:
- the API5 gene encoding apoptosis inhibitor 5 — protein sequence MPTVEELYRNYGILADAKEDVSQHKSAYQVILDGVKGGAKEKRLAAQFIPKFFKHFPDLSDSALNAQLDLCEDEDVSIRRQAIKELPQFATGENLPRVADILTQLLQSDDSAEFNLVNNALLSIFKMDAKGTLGGLFSQILQGDDIVRERAIKFLSAKLKTLGEEVLTKEVEDLIFSESKKVLYDVTGEEFVLFMKIVSSLKTLQTVSGRQQLVDLVTEQAGLHQTLNPADPDSVDRLLQCMRQAVPLFSKNVHSTKFVTYFCENVLTALSSLTSPAEGIDVQLEVLKLLAEMSSFCGDMDKLESNLNKLFDKLLEYMPLPPEEAENGENTANEEPKLQFSYVECLLFSFHQLGRKLPDFLIGKVNADKLKDFKIRLQYFARGLQVYIRQLRLALQGKTGDALKTEENKIKVVALKITNNINVLIKDLFHMPPSYKSTVTLSWKPVQRADAGQKRTGEDAASSSPPKKAVVGPKRDSRQIYNPPSGKYSATLGNLSYEQQGGFRGGRGRGWGARGNRSRGRIY from the exons ATGCCCACCGTGGAGGAGCTTTACCGGAATTACGGGATCCTTGCGGATGCCAAGGAGGACGTGAGCCAG CACAAAAGTGCCTACCAGGTAATCCTGGACGGAGTGAAAGGGGGAGCCAAAGAAAAGAGATTAGCAGCACAATTCATCCCGAAATTCTTCAAGCATTTCCCTGACCTGTCTGACTCTGCTCTCAATGCCCAGCTTGACCTGTGTGAAGATGAAGACGTTTCT ATCCGCCGGCAAGCGATCAAGGAGTTGCCCCAGTTTGCCACTGGAGAGAACCTTCCCCGTGTGGCAGACATACTGACACAACTTCTGCAGTCAG ATGACTCTGCTGAATTTAACTTGGTGAACAACGCCCTGCTGAGCATTTTTAAAATGGATGCTAAAG GAACTCTGGGAGGCTTGTTCAGCCAGATTCTTCAGGGAGACGATATTGTCCGTGAGAGGGCCATCAAATTCCTCTCTGCCAAACTGAAAACTCTGGGAGAGGAAGTCCTGACAAAGGAGGTGGAGGATCTCATATTTTCAGAATCCAAGAAG GTCTTATATGATGTCACTGGAGAGGAGTTTGTCCTGTTCATGAAGATTGTGTCCTCCCTGAAGACGTTGCAGACAGTCAGTGGGAGACAACAGCTGGTGGATTTGGTTACTGAGCAGGCCGGGCTACATCAGACATTAAACCCTGCTGACCCTGACTCTGTAGACCGCTTGCTCCAGTGCATGCGCCAGGCTGTGCCTCTCTTTTCG AAAAATGTCCACTCCACTAAGTTCGTGACCTATTTCTGCGAGAACGTCCTTACCGCCCTGAGCTCCCTGACCAGCCCCGCTGAGGGGATTGATGTCCAGCTGGAG GTGTTAAAGTTGCTGGCGGAGATGAGTTCATTCTGCGGCGATATGGACAAACTTGAATCAAACTTGAACAAACTGTTTGATAAGCTGCTG GAGTATATGCCGCTCCCCCCCGAGGAGGCAGAGAACGGAGAGAATACTGCAAACGAGGAGCCCAAGCTGCAGTTCAGCTACGTTGAATGTTTACTGTTCAGTTTCCACCAGCTCGGGAGGAAGCTGCCTGATTTCCTCATTGGTAAAGTGAATGCGGATAAGCTCAAAGACTTCAAAATCAG GTTACAGTACTTTGCGCGAGGGCTGCAGGTTTACATCCGACAACTCCGCCTGGCCCTGCAAGGGAAGACTGGGGACGCTCTGAAAACAGAAGAG AACAAAATCAAAGTGGTGGCTTTGAAAATAACTAACAACATCAATGTTTTAATCAAG GATTTATTTCACATGCCTCCATCCTACAAAAGTACAGTAACCCTGTCCTGGAAACCTGTTCAGAGGGCTGATGCAGG ACAAAAGAGAACGGGTGAAGACGCCGCTTCTAGTTCACCTCCCAAAAAGGCCGTAGTAGGGCCAAAAAGAGATTCCAGACAGATCTATAACCCACCGAGCGGCAAATACAGCGCGACTCTCGGAAACTTGTCCTATG AACAGCAAGGAGGATTCCGtggggggcggggaagaggaTGGGGCGCACGTGGCAACCGTAGCCGAGGAAGAATCTACTAA